From one Plasmodium chabaudi chabaudi strain AS genome assembly, chromosome: 4 genomic stretch:
- a CDS encoding CIR protein: protein MAINACKLLLEVDGYFKNENVDEEKFNKNNSLVYRCPYEDRKLRPCENNYERINALGVYLYEKLGKIANDLKGKGNNDNRHIEIFIMWLSDKLYKLEENKIRTLDQFYEKHLKDYTGNFKYWNVIDSRKVYKGANTWYLSELYSLLNDICSIVIEYNKNKNKNKNKIEKASSQCHKKFKNIYNNVKDCYSYVHLLKYLKNIYDVIRNDAIKEIAAKKDDIKKKIHTNNDIKRALSLHKNDSRQVLEYVLDASTISLMDLTTSDWNQIFLDESDQIIDFHTQKCVELYSKTVKKQEEHESKIPPKAEPQAGSDQSGKEGNKEPSDPSKGAQNKDGDNSHTQKQQQASTSLPADQQSVSEPLPSAPALGNGQEGSDKSPKASSNGQADSGNIKLQNILNNAKNTFELYSSTFYGTYTDIRKRLNESMMSALENAHTNSTYIANKVNSAIMQVSEQLQKHSTSSKEQKPQSDHKQSEPKTPSSSSTCPSSADPPTPNSQQTNPPINGPLNDKKSVSTYSSNIVTNSVTDTKIKESTQKAIIIGNIFKGEASTYVKVIAILIPIILGIMYKCLSSGWRKELKRKKSMKKVINSIGGKKTTQIIINSSTKKKQSKKFITSVYRKNFPLLNIYTLMEADPVPFINLFFLLIFCVYKRKLNYFEL, encoded by the exons tggGTAAAATTGCTAATGATTTAAAaggaaaaggaaataatgATAACCGACATATTGagatttttataatgtgGCTAAGCGATAAATTATACAAGTTAGAAGAAAACAAGATTAGGACATTGGAccaattttatgaaaagcATTTGAAGGATTATACAGggaattttaaatattggAACGTTATAGATAGTAGAAAGGTTTATAAGGGAGCTAATACTTGGTATCTGAGTGAATTATATAGCTTACTTAATGATATATGCAGTATAGTTATtgaatataacaaaaacaaaaacaagaacaaaaataaaatcgaaAAAGCGTCCTCCCAATGCCACaagaaatttaaaaatatttataataatgttaaAGATTGCTATTCATAtgttcatttattaaaatacttaaaaaatatatatgatgttATTAGAAATGATGCTATTAAGGAAATCGCTGCTAAAAAAGacgatattaaaaaaaaaattcatacaaataatgatattaaaagaGCTCTTTCCCTCCATAAAAATGATTCAAGGCAAGTATTAGAATATGTATTGGATGCTTCAACTATTTCTCTTATGGATCTAACTACATCAGATTGGAAccaaatatttttggaTGAGTCTGATCAAATAATTGATTTCCATACTCAAAAATGTGTTGAATTATACTCCAAAACTGTGAAAAAACAAGAAGAACATGAATCAAAAATTCCACCGAAGGCAGAACCCCAAGCAGGAAGTGATCAATCAGGAAAAGAAGGAAATAAAGAACCATCAGATCCTTCAAAAGGTGCACAAAACAAAGATGGTGATAATTCTCACACACAAAAACAACAACAAGCATCAACATCACTACCAGCAGATCAACAATCAGTGTCAGAACCACTTCCATCAGCACCAGCGTTAGGAAATGGGCAAGAAGGTTCAGATAAATCACCAAAAGCTTCATCGAATGGACAAGCAGACTCAGGAAATATCAAGTTAcagaatattttaaataacgCTAAAAACACATTTGAATTGTATAGTTCCACTTTTTATGGAACGTATACAGATATTAGAAAACGATTAAATGAAAGTATGATGTCAGCTTTGGAAAATGCTCATACTAATTCTACATATATTGCTAATAAAGTTAATAGTGCTATTATGCAAGTAAGTGAACAGCTTCAAAAACACTCAACATCTTCAAAAGAACAAAAACCCCAATCAGATCATAAACAATCTGAACCCAAAACACCCTCTTCCTCATCAACATGCCCATCATCAGCAGATCCACCAACACCCAATTCACAACAAACAAACCCACCAATAAATGGCCCATTAAACGATAAAAAGAGCGTATCCACATATTCTAGCAATATAGTGACAAATTCAGTAACtgatacaaaaataaaagaaagtaCACAGAAAGCAATAATTAtaggaaatatatttaaaggaGAGGCATCAACTTACGTTAAAGTTATAGCTATTTTAATACCCATTATTTTAGGAATTATGTATAAG tgTTTATCATCTGGATGGAGAAAGGAATtgaagagaaaaaaaagcatgAAAAAGGTTATAAATTCAATTGgaggaaaaaaaacgacgcaaataattataaattcatctactaaaaaaaaacagagTAAAAAGTTTATAACTTCCGTTTATAGGAAAAATTTtccattattaaatatatacacactTATGGAGGCCGATCCTGTgccatttattaatttattttttttgctaattttttgtgtttataaaagaaaactAAATTATTTCGAATTATAA